In Prionailurus viverrinus isolate Anna unplaced genomic scaffold, UM_Priviv_1.0 scaffold_60, whole genome shotgun sequence, one genomic interval encodes:
- the MBD3 gene encoding methyl-CpG-binding domain protein 3 isoform X3: protein MDLSTFDFRTGKLLMSKASRSRQRVRYDSSSQVKGKPDLNTALPVRQTASIFKQPVTKITNHPSNKVKSDPQKAVEQPRQLFWEKKLSGLNAFDIAEELVKTMDLPKGLQGVGPGCTDETLLSAIASALHTSTMPITGQLSAAVEKNPGVWLNTAQPLCKAFMVTDEDIRKQEELVQQVRKRLEEALMADMLAHVEELARDGEAPLDKTGADEDEDEDDEDDEEEPDQDQETEHV from the exons ATGGACCTGAGCACCTTTGACTTCCGAACGGGCAAGCTGCTGATGAGCAAGGCAAGCCGGAGCCGGCAGAGGGTCCGCTACGACTCCTCCAGCCAGGTCAAG GGCAAGCCCGACCTGAACACAGCCCTCCCCGTCAGGCAGACGGCTTCCATTTTCAAGCAGCCGGTGACCAAGATCACCAACCACCCCAGCAACAAAGTGAAGAGTGACCCCCAGAAGGCCGTGGAGCAGCCTCGACAG CTCTTCTGGGAGAAGAAGCTGAGTGGCCTGAACGCCTTCGACATCGCCGAGGAGCTCGTGAAAACCATGGACCTCCCCAAAGGCCTGCAGG GCGTGGGACCCGGCTGCACGGACGAGACCCTGCTGTCGGCCATCGCCAGCGCCCTGCACACCAGCACCATGCCCATCACTGGGCAGCTCTCGGCCGCCGTGGAGAAGAACCCCGGGGTGTGGCTGAACACGGCCCAGCCTCTCTGCAAGGCCTTCATGGTGACCGACGAGGACATCAG GAAGCAGGAAGAGCTGGTACAGCAGGTGCGCAAGCGGCTGGAGGAGGCGCTGATGGCCGACATGTTGGCGCACGTGGAGGAGCTGGCCCGGGACGGCGAGGCTCCGCTGGACAAGACGGGCGCcgacgaggacgaggacgaggacgacgaggacgacgaggaggagCCCGACCAGGACCAGGAAACGGAGCACGTGTAG
- the MBD3 gene encoding methyl-CpG-binding domain protein 3 isoform X2 — translation MGRTDTPEVGLRGGRRGRVQRHPQVNGLDDPPGSPSGKKFRSKPQLARYLGGSMDLSTFDFRTGKLLMSKASRSRQRVRYDSSSQVKGKPDLNTALPVRQTASIFKQPVTKITNHPSNKVKSDPQKAVEQPRQLFWEKKLSGLNAFDIAEELVKTMDLPKGLQGVGPGCTDETLLSAIASALHTSTMPITGQLSAAVEKNPGVWLNTAQPLCKAFMVTDEDIRKQEELVQQVRKRLEEALMADMLAHVEELARDGEAPLDKTGADEDEDEDDEDDEEEPDQDQETEHV, via the exons ATGGGCCGGACAGATACCCCAGAGGTGGGCctgaggggaggaagaaggggtaGGGTCCAACGCCATCCCCAAGTCAATGGTCTGGACGACCCACCAGGCAG CCCCAGTGGGAAGAAGTTCCGGAGCAAGCCGCAGCTGGCCCGCTACCTGGGCGGCTCCATGGACCTGAGCACCTTTGACTTCCGAACGGGCAAGCTGCTGATGAGCAAGGCAAGCCGGAGCCGGCAGAGGGTCCGCTACGACTCCTCCAGCCAGGTCAAG GGCAAGCCCGACCTGAACACAGCCCTCCCCGTCAGGCAGACGGCTTCCATTTTCAAGCAGCCGGTGACCAAGATCACCAACCACCCCAGCAACAAAGTGAAGAGTGACCCCCAGAAGGCCGTGGAGCAGCCTCGACAG CTCTTCTGGGAGAAGAAGCTGAGTGGCCTGAACGCCTTCGACATCGCCGAGGAGCTCGTGAAAACCATGGACCTCCCCAAAGGCCTGCAGG GCGTGGGACCCGGCTGCACGGACGAGACCCTGCTGTCGGCCATCGCCAGCGCCCTGCACACCAGCACCATGCCCATCACTGGGCAGCTCTCGGCCGCCGTGGAGAAGAACCCCGGGGTGTGGCTGAACACGGCCCAGCCTCTCTGCAAGGCCTTCATGGTGACCGACGAGGACATCAG GAAGCAGGAAGAGCTGGTACAGCAGGTGCGCAAGCGGCTGGAGGAGGCGCTGATGGCCGACATGTTGGCGCACGTGGAGGAGCTGGCCCGGGACGGCGAGGCTCCGCTGGACAAGACGGGCGCcgacgaggacgaggacgaggacgacgaggacgacgaggaggagCCCGACCAGGACCAGGAAACGGAGCACGTGTAG
- the LOC125159756 gene encoding cytochrome b-c1 complex subunit 10, translating into MLSRFLGPRYRELARNWIPTAGMWGAVGAVGLVWATDWRLILDWVPYINGKFKKDD; encoded by the exons ATGCTGAGCAGGTTCCTGGGCCCGCGCTACCGCGAGCTGGCCAGAAACTG GATTCCCACAGCAGGCATGTGGGGCGCCGTGGGTGCCGTGGGGCTGGTGTGGGCCACGGACTGGCGGCTCATTCTGGACTGGGTGCCCTACATCAACGGCAAGTTTAAGAAGGACGATTAG
- the MBD3 gene encoding methyl-CpG-binding domain protein 3 isoform X4, whose amino-acid sequence MERKSPSGKKFRSKPQLARYLGGSMDLSTFDFRTGKLLMSKASRSRQRVRYDSSSQVKGKPDLNTALPVRQTASIFKQPVTKITNHPSNKVKSDPQKAVEQPRQLFWEKKLSGLNAFDIAEELVKTMDLPKGLQGVGPGCTDETLLSAIASALHTSTMPITGQLSAAVEKNPGVWLNTAQPLCKAFMVTDEDIRKQEELVQQVRKRLEEALMADMLAHVEELARDGEAPLDKTGADEDEDEDDEDDEEEPDQDQETEHV is encoded by the exons ATGGAGCGGAAGAG CCCCAGTGGGAAGAAGTTCCGGAGCAAGCCGCAGCTGGCCCGCTACCTGGGCGGCTCCATGGACCTGAGCACCTTTGACTTCCGAACGGGCAAGCTGCTGATGAGCAAGGCAAGCCGGAGCCGGCAGAGGGTCCGCTACGACTCCTCCAGCCAGGTCAAG GGCAAGCCCGACCTGAACACAGCCCTCCCCGTCAGGCAGACGGCTTCCATTTTCAAGCAGCCGGTGACCAAGATCACCAACCACCCCAGCAACAAAGTGAAGAGTGACCCCCAGAAGGCCGTGGAGCAGCCTCGACAG CTCTTCTGGGAGAAGAAGCTGAGTGGCCTGAACGCCTTCGACATCGCCGAGGAGCTCGTGAAAACCATGGACCTCCCCAAAGGCCTGCAGG GCGTGGGACCCGGCTGCACGGACGAGACCCTGCTGTCGGCCATCGCCAGCGCCCTGCACACCAGCACCATGCCCATCACTGGGCAGCTCTCGGCCGCCGTGGAGAAGAACCCCGGGGTGTGGCTGAACACGGCCCAGCCTCTCTGCAAGGCCTTCATGGTGACCGACGAGGACATCAG GAAGCAGGAAGAGCTGGTACAGCAGGTGCGCAAGCGGCTGGAGGAGGCGCTGATGGCCGACATGTTGGCGCACGTGGAGGAGCTGGCCCGGGACGGCGAGGCTCCGCTGGACAAGACGGGCGCcgacgaggacgaggacgaggacgacgaggacgacgaggaggagCCCGACCAGGACCAGGAAACGGAGCACGTGTAG
- the MBD3 gene encoding methyl-CpG-binding domain protein 3 isoform X1: MERKRWECPALPQGWEREEVPRRSGLSAGHRDVFYYSPSGKKFRSKPQLARYLGGSMDLSTFDFRTGKLLMSKASRSRQRVRYDSSSQVKGKPDLNTALPVRQTASIFKQPVTKITNHPSNKVKSDPQKAVEQPRQLFWEKKLSGLNAFDIAEELVKTMDLPKGLQGVGPGCTDETLLSAIASALHTSTMPITGQLSAAVEKNPGVWLNTAQPLCKAFMVTDEDIRKQEELVQQVRKRLEEALMADMLAHVEELARDGEAPLDKTGADEDEDEDDEDDEEEPDQDQETEHV, translated from the exons ATGGAGCGGAAGAGGTGGGAGTGCCCGGCGCTCCcgcagggctgggagagggaagaagtGCCCAGAAGGTCGGGGCTGTCGGCCGGCCACAGGGATGTCTTTTACTATAG CCCCAGTGGGAAGAAGTTCCGGAGCAAGCCGCAGCTGGCCCGCTACCTGGGCGGCTCCATGGACCTGAGCACCTTTGACTTCCGAACGGGCAAGCTGCTGATGAGCAAGGCAAGCCGGAGCCGGCAGAGGGTCCGCTACGACTCCTCCAGCCAGGTCAAG GGCAAGCCCGACCTGAACACAGCCCTCCCCGTCAGGCAGACGGCTTCCATTTTCAAGCAGCCGGTGACCAAGATCACCAACCACCCCAGCAACAAAGTGAAGAGTGACCCCCAGAAGGCCGTGGAGCAGCCTCGACAG CTCTTCTGGGAGAAGAAGCTGAGTGGCCTGAACGCCTTCGACATCGCCGAGGAGCTCGTGAAAACCATGGACCTCCCCAAAGGCCTGCAGG GCGTGGGACCCGGCTGCACGGACGAGACCCTGCTGTCGGCCATCGCCAGCGCCCTGCACACCAGCACCATGCCCATCACTGGGCAGCTCTCGGCCGCCGTGGAGAAGAACCCCGGGGTGTGGCTGAACACGGCCCAGCCTCTCTGCAAGGCCTTCATGGTGACCGACGAGGACATCAG GAAGCAGGAAGAGCTGGTACAGCAGGTGCGCAAGCGGCTGGAGGAGGCGCTGATGGCCGACATGTTGGCGCACGTGGAGGAGCTGGCCCGGGACGGCGAGGCTCCGCTGGACAAGACGGGCGCcgacgaggacgaggacgaggacgacgaggacgacgaggaggagCCCGACCAGGACCAGGAAACGGAGCACGTGTAG